In Streptomyces asoensis, a single genomic region encodes these proteins:
- the aroB gene encoding 3-dehydroquinate synthase, whose protein sequence is MSSESVTRIRVGGSAGSEPYEVLVGRQLLGELGALIGDRVKRVAVIHPEALAGTGDALRADLAEQGYEAVAIQVPNAEEAKTAEVAAYCWKALGQSGFTRSDVVVGVGGGSTTDLAGFVAATWLRGVRWIAVPTTVLAMVDAAVGGKTGINTAEGKNLVGSFHPPAGVLCDLAALDSLPVNDYVSGLAEIIKAGFIADPVILDLIESDPEAARTPAGPHTAELIERSIRVKADVVSSDLKESGLREILNYGHTLAHAIEKNERYKWRHGAAVSVGMAFAAELGRLAGRLDDATADRHRSVLESVGLPLHYRYDQWPKLLENMKVDKKSRGDLLRFIVLDGLAKPNVLEGPDPAVLLAAYGEVGE, encoded by the coding sequence ATGAGCAGCGAGTCGGTAACGCGGATCCGGGTCGGCGGCAGCGCGGGCTCGGAGCCGTACGAGGTGCTGGTCGGCCGGCAGCTGCTGGGCGAGCTCGGCGCGCTGATCGGCGACCGGGTGAAGCGGGTCGCCGTGATCCACCCCGAGGCGCTCGCCGGGACCGGGGACGCGCTCCGCGCCGACCTCGCCGAACAGGGCTACGAGGCCGTCGCCATCCAGGTGCCGAACGCCGAGGAGGCCAAGACCGCCGAGGTCGCCGCCTACTGCTGGAAGGCGCTCGGCCAGTCCGGGTTCACCCGCAGCGACGTCGTCGTGGGGGTCGGCGGCGGCTCGACCACCGACCTCGCCGGCTTCGTCGCCGCGACCTGGCTGCGCGGGGTCCGCTGGATCGCCGTCCCGACCACCGTGCTCGCCATGGTCGACGCGGCCGTCGGCGGCAAGACCGGCATCAACACCGCCGAGGGCAAGAACCTCGTCGGTTCCTTCCACCCGCCGGCCGGCGTGCTGTGCGACCTTGCCGCGCTGGACTCGCTGCCGGTCAACGACTACGTCTCCGGGCTCGCGGAGATCATCAAGGCCGGTTTCATCGCCGATCCGGTGATCCTCGACCTGATCGAGTCCGACCCCGAGGCCGCCCGCACCCCGGCGGGTCCGCACACCGCCGAGCTGATCGAGCGCTCCATCAGGGTCAAGGCGGACGTCGTGTCGTCCGACCTGAAGGAGTCGGGTCTGCGGGAGATCCTCAACTACGGGCACACCCTGGCGCACGCCATCGAGAAGAACGAGCGCTACAAGTGGCGCCACGGCGCCGCCGTCTCCGTGGGCATGGCCTTCGCCGCCGAACTGGGCCGCCTCGCGGGGCGGCTGGACGACGCCACGGCCGACCGCCACCGCAGCGTCCTGGAGTCGGTGGGGCTGCCCCTGCACTACCGCTACGACCAGTGGCCCAAACTGCTGGAGAACATGAAGGTCGACAAGAAGTCCCGCGGCGACCTGCTGCGGTTCATCGTCCTCGACGGACTCGCCAAGCCGAACGTCCTGGAGGGCCCCGACCCGGCCGTCCTGCTGGCCGCCTACGGCGAGGTGGGCGAGTAG
- a CDS encoding Pro-rich N-terminal domain-containing protein translates to MQHAVGSPLPPPHRPGGAPQQQPGYLGAPSGPVPPAPQPAVPPVPHPPAPQHAPAPQHAPAPGHAPVAQGTDTTGHVPLPPGGPVPMPSAPPAPTVPDPAATTLAVLLIGPAGAGKTSVAKFWADHRRVPTAHVSLDDVREWVRSGFADPQSGWNDHSEAQYRLARRTCGFAARNFLANGISCILDDAIFPDRPAVGLGGWKRHVGPGLLPVVLLPGLEVVLERNAERSGNRRLADEEVARIHGRMAGWYGSGLPIIDNSQLDVPATARVLDDVLARAIASPPKW, encoded by the coding sequence ATGCAGCACGCAGTGGGTTCTCCGCTGCCGCCGCCCCATCGGCCGGGCGGCGCTCCCCAGCAGCAGCCGGGGTACCTCGGCGCCCCCTCGGGCCCCGTCCCGCCCGCGCCCCAGCCGGCGGTCCCGCCGGTACCGCACCCTCCCGCCCCGCAGCACGCCCCCGCCCCGCAGCACGCACCCGCGCCGGGCCATGCGCCGGTGGCACAGGGCACCGACACCACCGGGCACGTCCCGCTGCCGCCGGGCGGTCCCGTGCCCATGCCCAGCGCGCCGCCCGCCCCCACCGTCCCCGATCCGGCGGCCACCACGCTCGCCGTCCTGCTGATCGGCCCGGCGGGCGCCGGGAAGACGAGCGTCGCCAAGTTCTGGGCCGACCACCGGCGGGTGCCCACCGCCCACGTCAGCCTGGACGACGTGCGCGAATGGGTCCGCTCGGGCTTCGCCGACCCGCAGTCGGGGTGGAACGACCACTCCGAGGCCCAGTACCGGCTGGCCCGCCGCACCTGCGGCTTCGCCGCGCGCAACTTCCTGGCCAACGGCATCTCGTGCATCCTGGACGACGCGATCTTCCCGGACCGCCCGGCCGTGGGCCTCGGTGGCTGGAAACGGCACGTGGGGCCGGGCCTGCTGCCGGTCGTGCTCCTGCCCGGCCTGGAGGTCGTCCTGGAGCGCAACGCCGAACGCTCCGGCAACCGCCGCCTCGCCGACGAGGAGGTGGCCCGCATCCACGGACGCATGGCCGGCTGGTACGGCTCCGGTCTGCCCATCATCGACAACTCGCAGCTGGATGTCCCCGCCACGGCCAGGGTGCTGGACGACGTCCTGGCCAGGGCGATCGCCAGCCCCCCGAAGTGGTAG
- a CDS encoding aminopeptidase P family protein, producing MSEVYASRRTRLRERCNASGSATALISRPANVRYLAGAAPHGAVLLLGGREDLLVCAGPLDDRTHEGRPDESLRVHHLRAAGGDPAVAAAGLAAGEGGDSLAVEEHHLTVARHRELRAVAPGLRLADLGGAVEQLRVVKDEEEISCLRIGAEIADQALGELLESILVGRTERHLALELERRLVDHGADGPAFPTSVATGPHAGLRGHRPTDRRVEEGDFLSVCLGAGYRGYRCEIGRTFVIGTSPADWQIELYDLVFAAQRAGREALAPGVACRDVDRAARQIMSSAGHSEGLSALTGHGVGLEIEEDPQLTPAAMGKLDACVPVTVEPGVHLPGRGGVRIDDTLVVRPEADGGPELLTITTKELLAL from the coding sequence ATGTCAGAGGTCTACGCGTCCCGCCGCACCCGGCTGAGAGAACGCTGCAACGCGAGCGGCAGCGCCACCGCGCTGATCTCCCGCCCCGCCAACGTGAGATACCTCGCGGGCGCCGCCCCGCACGGCGCCGTCCTGCTGCTCGGCGGCCGCGAGGACCTCCTCGTCTGCGCGGGACCGCTCGACGACCGCACGCACGAGGGACGGCCCGACGAGTCCCTGCGCGTCCACCACCTGCGCGCCGCCGGAGGCGATCCGGCGGTCGCCGCCGCGGGCCTCGCGGCCGGCGAGGGCGGGGACTCCCTGGCGGTGGAGGAGCACCACCTCACGGTGGCCCGCCACCGCGAGCTGCGCGCCGTCGCGCCCGGACTGCGGCTCGCCGATCTGGGCGGCGCCGTGGAACAGCTGCGCGTGGTCAAGGACGAGGAGGAGATCTCCTGCCTGCGGATCGGCGCCGAGATCGCCGACCAGGCCCTGGGAGAGCTGCTGGAGTCCATCCTGGTGGGCCGCACGGAACGGCACCTGGCCCTGGAACTGGAACGGCGCCTCGTCGACCACGGCGCGGACGGTCCCGCCTTCCCCACGTCGGTCGCCACCGGCCCGCACGCCGGCCTGCGCGGTCACCGGCCCACCGACCGCCGGGTCGAGGAGGGCGATTTCCTCTCCGTCTGCCTCGGGGCGGGCTACCGCGGCTACCGCTGCGAGATCGGCCGTACCTTCGTGATCGGCACCTCTCCCGCCGACTGGCAGATCGAGCTGTACGACCTCGTCTTCGCCGCTCAGCGGGCCGGGCGTGAGGCCCTGGCCCCGGGCGTTGCCTGCCGTGACGTGGACCGCGCGGCCCGCCAGATCATGAGCTCGGCGGGGCACTCCGAGGGCCTTTCGGCACTCACCGGGCACGGTGTCGGACTCGAAATCGAAGAGGACCCGCAGTTGACTCCCGCGGCCATGGGTAAACTGGACGCTTGCGTGCCGGTCACCGTCGAACCGGGGGTCCACCTCCCGGGCCGGGGCGGTGTCCGGATCGATGACACGCTCGTCGTCCGCCCCGAGGCGGACGGCGGACCCGAGCTACTCACCATCACGACCAAGGAGCTGCTCGCCCTGTAG
- the efp gene encoding elongation factor P, which yields MASTNDLKNGLVLKLEGGQLWSVVEFQHVKPGKGPAFVRTKLKNVLSGKVVDKTFNAGVKVETATVDKRDMQFSYMDGEYFVFMDMETYDQLMVDRKAVGDAANFLIEGFTATVAQHEGEVLFVELPAAVELVVQETEPGLQGDRSTGGTKPATLETGHQIQVPLFITTGEKIKVDTRTSDYLGRVNS from the coding sequence GTGGCTTCCACGAACGACCTCAAGAACGGCCTGGTGCTCAAGCTCGAAGGCGGCCAGCTCTGGTCCGTCGTCGAGTTCCAGCACGTCAAGCCCGGCAAGGGCCCGGCCTTCGTGCGCACCAAGCTGAAGAACGTGCTTTCCGGCAAGGTCGTCGACAAGACGTTCAACGCCGGCGTCAAGGTCGAGACGGCCACTGTCGACAAGCGCGACATGCAGTTCTCGTACATGGACGGCGAGTACTTCGTCTTCATGGACATGGAGACCTACGACCAGCTGATGGTCGACCGCAAGGCTGTCGGCGACGCCGCCAACTTCCTGATCGAGGGCTTCACGGCCACCGTGGCGCAGCACGAGGGCGAGGTGCTCTTCGTCGAGCTGCCCGCCGCCGTCGAGCTCGTCGTGCAGGAGACCGAGCCGGGCCTCCAGGGCGACCGCTCCACCGGTGGCACCAAGCCCGCCACCCTGGAGACCGGTCACCAGATCCAGGTCCCGCTCTTCATCACCACCGGTGAGAAGATCAAGGTCGACACCCGCACCAGCGACTACCTCGGCCGGGTGAACAGCTAA
- the nusB gene encoding transcription antitermination factor NusB, translating to MAARNTARKRAFQILFEGDQRGVDVLTVLADWIRLSRADTRQPPVSEYTMQLVEGYAEHARRIDELISQYSVGWTLDRMPVVDRNILRLGAYELIWADETPDAVVLDEMVQLAKEFSTDESPSFVNGLLGRFKELKPSLRRD from the coding sequence GTGGCTGCTCGCAACACGGCCCGCAAGCGCGCCTTCCAGATCCTCTTCGAGGGCGACCAGCGCGGAGTCGACGTCCTGACGGTCCTCGCGGACTGGATCCGGCTGTCCCGGGCCGACACCCGGCAGCCGCCCGTGAGCGAGTACACGATGCAGCTGGTCGAGGGCTACGCGGAGCACGCGCGGCGCATCGACGAGCTGATCTCCCAGTACTCGGTCGGCTGGACGCTGGACCGGATGCCGGTCGTCGACCGCAACATCCTGCGTCTCGGCGCCTACGAGCTGATCTGGGCCGACGAGACGCCGGACGCGGTCGTCCTGGACGAGATGGTGCAGCTGGCGAAGGAGTTCTCCACGGACGAGTCGCCCTCGTTCGTCAACGGCCTGCTCGGCCGGTTCAAGGAGCTCAAGCCGTCCCTGCGGCGCGACTAG
- the bldD gene encoding transcriptional regulator BldD, which produces MSSEYAKQLGAKLRAIRTQQGLSLHGVEEKSQGRWKAVVVGSYERGDRAVTVQRLAELADFYGVPVQELLPGTTPGGAAEPPPKLVLDLERLAHVPVEKAGPLQRYAATIQSQRGDYNGKVLSIRQDDLRTLAVIYDQSPSVLTEQLISWGVLDADARRAVSHEEA; this is translated from the coding sequence ATGTCCAGCGAATACGCCAAACAGCTCGGGGCCAAGCTCCGCGCGATCCGCACCCAGCAGGGCCTTTCCCTCCACGGTGTCGAGGAGAAGTCCCAGGGACGCTGGAAGGCGGTCGTGGTCGGTTCGTACGAGCGCGGCGACCGCGCCGTGACCGTGCAGCGCCTTGCCGAGCTGGCGGATTTCTACGGCGTTCCCGTGCAGGAGCTGCTGCCCGGCACCACCCCGGGCGGTGCCGCGGAGCCGCCGCCGAAGCTGGTCCTGGACCTGGAGCGGCTGGCGCACGTGCCGGTCGAGAAGGCGGGCCCCCTCCAGCGGTACGCGGCCACCATCCAGTCGCAGCGCGGTGACTACAACGGCAAGGTGCTGTCGATCCGCCAGGACGACCTGCGCACCCTGGCCGTCATCTACGACCAGTCGCCCTCGGTCCTGACCGAGCAGCTGATCAGCTGGGGCGTCCTCGACGCGGACGCGCGTCGCGCGGTCTCCCACGAGGAGGCCTGA
- the pyrR gene encoding bifunctional pyr operon transcriptional regulator/uracil phosphoribosyltransferase PyrR, with protein sequence MDKQDKQDVRQAAGQDAPQDPRQADARPVLEGPDIARVLTRIAHEIVERAKGADDVVLLGIPTRGVFLAQRLAAKLEQITGRATPVGSLDITMYRDDLRMHPPRALARTEIPGDGLDGRLVVLVDDVLFSGRTIRAALDALNDLGRPRAVQLAVLVDRGHRELPIRADYVGKNLPTSLRETVKVQLAEEDGRDTVLLGVKQTVQQ encoded by the coding sequence ATGGACAAGCAAGACAAGCAGGACGTCCGGCAAGCCGCCGGACAGGACGCCCCGCAGGACCCTCGGCAGGCCGACGCACGGCCCGTGCTCGAAGGCCCCGACATCGCGCGCGTGCTGACCCGCATCGCCCACGAGATCGTCGAACGCGCCAAGGGCGCCGACGACGTGGTGCTCCTCGGCATCCCGACCCGCGGCGTCTTCCTCGCCCAGCGGCTCGCCGCCAAGCTCGAGCAGATCACCGGCCGCGCGACCCCGGTCGGCTCGCTCGACATCACCATGTACCGCGACGACCTGCGCATGCACCCGCCGCGTGCGCTGGCCCGCACCGAGATCCCCGGTGACGGCCTCGACGGCAGGCTCGTCGTCCTCGTCGACGACGTGCTCTTCTCCGGCCGCACCATCCGCGCCGCCCTCGACGCCCTGAACGACCTCGGGCGCCCGCGCGCGGTCCAGCTCGCCGTGCTCGTCGACCGCGGCCACCGGGAACTGCCCATCCGCGCCGACTACGTCGGCAAGAACCTCCCCACGTCGTTGCGGGAGACGGTCAAGGTCCAGCTCGCCGAGGAGGACGGTCGCGACACCGTGCTGCTCGGTGTGAAGCAGACCGTCCAGCAGTAG
- a CDS encoding aspartate carbamoyltransferase catalytic subunit, with product MQRHLISAADLTRDDAVLILDTAEEMARVADRPIKKLPTLRGRTIVNLFFEDSTRTRISFEAAEKRLSADVINFSAKGSSVSKGESLKDTAQTLEAMGVDAVVIRHGASGAPYRLATSGWIDAVVVNAGDGTHQHPTQALLDAFTMRRRLVGRDAGIGQDLSGRRITIVGDVLHSRVARSNVDLLHTLGAEVTLVAPPTLVPVGIETWPCEVSYDLDSTLPKTDAVMMLRVQRERMNAAFFPTEREYSRRYGLDGDRMARMPEHAIVMHPGPMVRGMEITAEVADSERCTVVEQVANGVSIRMAVLYLLLGGNEPAVSHARTTEEK from the coding sequence ATGCAGCGTCATCTCATCTCGGCCGCCGACCTCACCCGCGACGACGCCGTCCTGATCCTCGACACCGCCGAGGAGATGGCCCGGGTCGCCGACCGGCCCATCAAGAAACTGCCGACCCTGCGCGGCCGCACGATCGTCAACCTCTTCTTCGAGGACTCCACGCGCACCCGCATCTCCTTCGAGGCCGCCGAGAAGCGCCTCTCCGCGGACGTCATCAACTTCTCCGCCAAGGGGTCGTCGGTGTCCAAGGGCGAGTCCCTGAAGGACACCGCGCAGACCCTGGAGGCCATGGGCGTCGACGCCGTCGTCATCCGGCACGGCGCCTCCGGCGCGCCCTACCGCCTGGCCACCTCCGGCTGGATCGACGCGGTCGTCGTCAACGCCGGCGACGGCACCCACCAGCACCCCACCCAGGCCCTCCTGGACGCCTTCACCATGCGCCGCCGACTCGTCGGCCGGGACGCGGGGATCGGCCAGGATCTCTCCGGCAGGCGCATCACGATCGTCGGCGACGTGCTGCACAGCCGGGTCGCCCGCTCCAACGTCGACCTGCTGCACACGCTCGGCGCCGAGGTCACCCTGGTCGCCCCGCCCACCCTGGTGCCGGTCGGCATCGAGACCTGGCCCTGCGAGGTCTCGTACGACCTCGACAGCACGCTGCCCAAGACCGACGCGGTGATGATGCTGCGCGTGCAGCGCGAGCGGATGAACGCCGCGTTCTTCCCGACCGAGCGCGAGTACTCGCGCCGCTACGGCCTCGACGGCGACCGCATGGCCCGCATGCCCGAGCACGCCATCGTGATGCACCCCGGCCCGATGGTCCGCGGCATGGAGATCACCGCCGAGGTCGCCGACTCCGAGCGCTGCACCGTCGTCGAACAGGTCGCCAACGGCGTGTCCATCCGGATGGCCGTCCTCTACCTGCTCCTGGGCGGCAACGAACCCGCCGTCAGCCACGCCCGCACCACCGAGGAGAAGTAA
- a CDS encoding dihydroorotase, with amino-acid sequence MSKILIRGAKVLGGEPQDVLIDGEIVEAVGTGLSAEGAEVVEAAGKVLLPGLVDLHTHLREPGREDSETVLTGTRAAASGGYTAVFAMANTFPVADTAGVVEQVYRLGREHGYCDVQPIGAVTVGLEGRKLAELGAMHDSAAGVTVFSDDGKCVDDAVIMRRALEYVKAFGGVVAQHAQEPRLTEGAQMNEGVVSAELGLGGWPAVAEESIIARDVLLAEHVGSRVHICHLSTAGSVEIVRWAKSRGIDVTAEVTPHHLLLTDELVRSYNPVYKVNPPLRTERDVHALREALADGTIDIVATDHAPHPHEDKDCEWAAAAMGMVGLETALSVVQETMVETGLLDWAGVASRMSFKPALIGRATGHGRPVSAGEPANLTLVDTEYRGSVDPAGFASRSRNTPYEGRELPGRVTHTWLRGKATLVDGKLT; translated from the coding sequence ATGAGCAAGATCCTGATCCGTGGTGCGAAGGTGCTCGGCGGCGAGCCGCAGGACGTCCTGATCGACGGCGAGATCGTCGAGGCCGTCGGCACCGGACTGTCCGCCGAGGGGGCCGAGGTCGTCGAGGCCGCGGGCAAGGTGCTGCTGCCCGGCCTGGTCGACCTGCACACCCATCTGCGCGAGCCGGGCCGCGAGGACTCCGAGACCGTCCTGACCGGCACCCGCGCCGCCGCGTCCGGCGGCTACACGGCCGTCTTCGCCATGGCCAACACCTTCCCCGTGGCCGACACCGCCGGTGTGGTCGAGCAGGTCTACCGGCTCGGGCGGGAGCACGGCTACTGCGACGTGCAGCCCATCGGCGCCGTCACCGTCGGCCTGGAGGGCCGCAAGCTCGCGGAACTCGGCGCCATGCACGACTCGGCGGCCGGCGTCACCGTCTTCTCCGACGACGGCAAGTGCGTCGACGACGCCGTGATCATGCGCCGGGCCCTGGAGTACGTGAAGGCCTTCGGCGGGGTCGTCGCCCAGCACGCGCAGGAGCCGCGGCTGACCGAGGGCGCCCAGATGAACGAGGGCGTCGTCTCCGCCGAGCTCGGGCTCGGCGGCTGGCCCGCGGTGGCCGAGGAGTCGATCATCGCCCGGGACGTCCTGCTCGCCGAGCACGTCGGCTCCCGCGTGCACATTTGCCACCTCTCCACCGCCGGATCCGTCGAGATCGTCCGCTGGGCCAAGTCCCGCGGCATCGACGTCACCGCCGAGGTCACCCCGCACCACCTGCTGCTCACCGACGAGCTGGTGCGCAGCTACAACCCGGTCTACAAGGTGAACCCGCCGCTGCGCACCGAGCGGGACGTGCACGCCCTGCGCGAGGCCCTCGCCGACGGCACCATCGACATCGTCGCCACCGACCACGCCCCGCACCCGCACGAGGACAAGGACTGCGAGTGGGCCGCGGCCGCCATGGGCATGGTCGGCCTGGAGACCGCGCTGTCGGTGGTCCAGGAGACGATGGTGGAGACGGGCCTGCTGGACTGGGCCGGGGTCGCGAGCCGCATGTCCTTCAAGCCCGCCCTCATCGGACGGGCCACCGGCCACGGACGTCCCGTCTCGGCAGGTGAGCCCGCCAACCTCACGCTCGTCGACACGGAATACCGTGGGTCCGTGGACCCCGCGGGCTTCGCCTCGCGCAGCCGGAACACCCCCTACGAGGGGCGTGAGCTGCCGGGCCGTGTCACGCACACCTGGCTCCGGGGCAAGGCCACGCTCGTCGACGGGAAGCTCACGTGA
- the carA gene encoding glutamine-hydrolyzing carbamoyl-phosphate synthase small subunit, whose translation MTTSTRGTTRVPAVLVLEDGRIFRGRAYGAVGETFGEAVFSTGMTGYQETLTDPSYDRQIVVATAPQIGNTGWNDEDDESDRIWVSGYVVRDPARVPSNWRAKRSLDDELTAQSVVGISGIDTRALTRHLREGGSMRAGIFSGEAIGAESDLVARVQAQPHMKGASLYEEVATKEAYVVPAVGEKRFTVAAVDLGIKGMTPHRMAERGIEVHVLPATATAEEVYAVGPDGVFFSNGPGDPSTADGPVALMTEVLERRTPLFGICFGNQILGRALGFGTYKLKYGHRGINQPVQDRTTGKVEVTAHNHGFAVDAPLDRVTETRFGRAEVSHVCLNDDVVEGLRLLDQPAFSVQYHPEAAAGPHDAAYLFDRFVSLMEGQRA comes from the coding sequence ATGACGACCTCCACCAGGGGAACCACCAGGGTTCCCGCCGTACTCGTCCTGGAGGACGGCCGGATCTTCCGCGGCCGTGCCTACGGGGCCGTGGGGGAGACCTTCGGCGAAGCGGTGTTCTCCACCGGCATGACCGGCTACCAGGAGACCCTCACCGACCCGTCGTACGACCGCCAGATCGTCGTCGCGACCGCCCCGCAGATCGGCAACACCGGCTGGAACGACGAGGACGACGAGTCGGACCGCATCTGGGTCTCCGGCTATGTCGTGCGCGACCCCGCGCGCGTGCCCTCCAACTGGCGTGCCAAGCGCTCCCTCGACGACGAGCTGACCGCCCAGAGCGTCGTCGGCATCTCCGGCATCGACACCCGCGCGCTCACCCGCCACCTGCGGGAGGGCGGCTCGATGCGCGCCGGCATCTTCTCCGGCGAGGCGATCGGGGCCGAGAGCGACCTCGTCGCCCGCGTGCAGGCCCAGCCGCACATGAAGGGCGCGAGCCTCTACGAGGAGGTCGCCACCAAGGAGGCCTATGTCGTCCCGGCGGTCGGCGAGAAGCGGTTCACCGTCGCCGCCGTCGACCTCGGGATCAAGGGCATGACCCCGCACCGCATGGCCGAGCGCGGCATCGAGGTGCACGTGCTCCCGGCGACGGCCACGGCCGAGGAGGTGTACGCCGTCGGGCCCGACGGCGTCTTCTTCTCCAACGGCCCGGGCGACCCGTCCACGGCCGACGGACCCGTCGCGCTGATGACCGAGGTGCTGGAGCGCCGCACGCCCCTGTTCGGCATCTGCTTCGGCAACCAGATCCTCGGCCGCGCCCTCGGCTTCGGCACCTACAAGCTGAAGTACGGCCACCGCGGCATCAACCAGCCGGTCCAGGACCGTACGACCGGCAAGGTCGAGGTCACCGCGCACAACCACGGCTTCGCCGTGGACGCGCCGCTGGACCGGGTCACCGAGACCAGGTTCGGCCGCGCCGAGGTCTCCCACGTCTGTCTGAACGACGACGTCGTGGAGGGGCTCCGGCTGCTCGACCAGCCGGCGTTCTCCGTCCAGTACCACCCCGAAGCGGCAGCGGGCCCGCACGACGCCGCCTACCTGTTCGACCGCTTCGTATCCCTGATGGAGGGCCAGCGTGCCTAA